In a single window of the Saccharothrix australiensis genome:
- a CDS encoding phosphoribosylaminoimidazolesuccinocarboxamide synthase: protein MPKLADYPQVAAGKVRRLYAVDDELLLLVASDRISAFDHVLSTGIPDKGRVLTAMSVFWFEKTAGVVPNHLVAWDDPRIPAEVRGRALLVRRLAMAPVECVARGYLTGSGMVEYRASGAVCGVPLPAGLVEASELPEPIFTPATKAALGEHDENVSFDQVAAQVGPELAGRLRDATLAVYGMARDFARSRGLLLADTKFEFGVDGSGALVLGDEVLTPDSSRYWPAEGYAPGRVQPSFDKQFVRDWLTSEASGWDRTSDAPPPPLPADVVAATRARYVEAYERITGLSFADWIR from the coding sequence GTGCCCAAGCTCGCTGACTACCCGCAGGTCGCCGCAGGCAAGGTCCGCCGCCTCTACGCGGTGGACGACGAGTTGCTGCTGCTCGTCGCTTCGGACCGGATCTCCGCGTTCGACCACGTGCTGTCCACCGGGATCCCGGACAAGGGCCGCGTGCTCACCGCGATGAGCGTGTTCTGGTTCGAGAAGACGGCGGGCGTGGTGCCGAACCACCTCGTGGCCTGGGACGACCCGCGCATCCCGGCGGAGGTGCGCGGCCGGGCGCTGCTGGTGCGCCGGCTGGCGATGGCGCCGGTGGAGTGCGTCGCGCGCGGCTACCTGACCGGCTCGGGCATGGTCGAGTACCGGGCGTCGGGCGCGGTGTGCGGCGTGCCGCTGCCGGCGGGCCTGGTCGAGGCGTCGGAGCTGCCGGAGCCGATCTTCACGCCCGCGACCAAGGCCGCGCTGGGCGAGCACGACGAGAACGTCTCGTTCGACCAGGTCGCGGCGCAGGTCGGTCCGGAACTCGCCGGCCGGCTGCGGGACGCGACGCTGGCCGTCTACGGGATGGCGCGGGACTTCGCGCGGTCGCGGGGCCTGCTCCTGGCGGACACCAAGTTCGAGTTCGGCGTCGACGGGAGCGGCGCGCTGGTGCTGGGCGACGAGGTGCTGACGCCGGACTCGTCGCGCTACTGGCCGGCCGAGGGGTACGCGCCGGGGCGGGTGCAGCCGTCGTTCGACAAGCAGTTCGTGCGCGACTGGCTGACGTCCGAGGCGTCGGGGTGGGACCGGACGTCCGACGCGCCGCCACCGCCGCTGCCCGCGGACGTGGTGGCCGCGACCCGTGCGCGGTACGTCGAGGCTTACGAGCGGATCACGGGGCTGTCGTTCGCGGACTGGATCCGGTAG
- a CDS encoding ABC transporter substrate-binding protein, protein MRVPALLLTVTAFAAVACAPADQAPSGPTAVDGVACSKDKLPTLTPGKITFGTDQPAYSPWFVDDDPTNGKGFESAVAYAVAGELGYAKADVVWTRVPFNAAVQPGKKTYDADINEFSITEERKQAVDFSAPYYDVDQAVITLKTAKAAAAKSLADLRSVKIGAQVGTTSFQAAERLSTEQDVAVYNTNDDAKAALRAGQIDALVVDLPTAFQITSAEFADGHIVGQIPGGDGRPEQFGIVLDKGSALTGCVSNAVEALRSKGTLGKLEQEWLSSAGTAPELR, encoded by the coding sequence ATGCGCGTACCTGCCCTGCTACTCACCGTGACCGCGTTCGCCGCGGTCGCCTGCGCCCCCGCCGACCAGGCGCCGTCCGGGCCGACGGCGGTCGACGGCGTCGCCTGCTCGAAGGACAAGCTGCCCACCCTGACGCCGGGCAAGATCACCTTCGGCACGGACCAGCCGGCCTACTCGCCGTGGTTCGTGGACGACGACCCGACCAACGGCAAGGGGTTCGAGTCCGCCGTCGCCTACGCGGTCGCCGGTGAACTCGGCTACGCCAAGGCCGACGTGGTGTGGACGCGGGTGCCGTTCAACGCGGCCGTCCAGCCCGGCAAGAAGACCTACGACGCCGACATCAACGAGTTCTCCATCACCGAGGAGCGCAAGCAGGCCGTCGACTTCTCCGCGCCGTACTACGACGTGGACCAGGCGGTGATCACGCTGAAGACGGCCAAGGCCGCGGCGGCGAAGTCGCTGGCCGACCTGCGGTCGGTGAAGATCGGCGCGCAGGTCGGCACCACGTCGTTCCAGGCCGCCGAGCGCCTGTCCACCGAGCAGGACGTGGCCGTCTACAACACCAACGACGACGCCAAGGCCGCCCTGCGGGCCGGGCAGATCGACGCGCTGGTGGTCGACCTGCCGACGGCGTTCCAGATCACGTCGGCCGAGTTCGCGGACGGCCACATCGTCGGCCAGATCCCCGGCGGCGACGGCCGTCCCGAGCAGTTCGGGATCGTGCTGGACAAGGGCAGCGCCCTGACCGGGTGCGTGTCCAACGCCGTCGAGGCGCTGCGCTCGAAGGGCACGCTCGGGAAGCTGGAGCAGGAGTGGCTGTCGTCGGCGGGCACCGCACCCGAACTCAGGTGA
- a CDS encoding amino acid ABC transporter permease — MRISELQRERLAYQRSRSRRSTLVALLSTAVFAVVGYLTVTSAPGWPRVREAFFDVDTAWRALPAVLEGLWLNLRVLVVCGVLILVLALGVAAVRTLRGPVWFPLRVLATAYVDVFRGLPLIILLYLVGFGLPALRLSGVPNDYVVLGGAALVLGYTAYVAEVFRAGIESVHPSQVAAARSLGLDPRRTMRLVVLPQAVRRVLPALLNDFVSLQKDCGLISVLGAVDAVRAAQIEQAKSFNFTPYVVAGLLFVLLAVPSARFADAAARRAERRQGAR; from the coding sequence GTGAGGATCAGCGAGCTACAGCGGGAACGCCTGGCCTACCAGCGTTCCCGCTCGCGGCGGTCCACCCTGGTCGCGCTGCTGTCGACCGCGGTGTTCGCCGTCGTCGGCTACCTCACCGTCACCAGCGCGCCGGGCTGGCCCCGCGTGCGCGAGGCGTTCTTCGACGTCGACACGGCGTGGCGCGCGCTGCCCGCCGTGCTGGAGGGGCTCTGGCTGAACCTGCGGGTGCTGGTCGTGTGCGGCGTCCTGATCCTGGTGCTGGCGCTCGGCGTGGCGGCGGTGCGCACGCTGCGCGGCCCGGTCTGGTTCCCGCTGCGCGTGCTGGCCACGGCGTACGTCGACGTGTTCCGCGGCCTGCCGCTGATCATCCTGCTGTACCTGGTGGGTTTCGGCCTGCCCGCGCTGCGGCTGTCCGGCGTGCCCAACGACTACGTCGTCCTGGGCGGCGCCGCCCTGGTGCTGGGTTACACGGCGTACGTGGCCGAGGTGTTCCGGGCCGGCATCGAGTCGGTGCACCCGTCCCAGGTGGCGGCGGCCAGGTCGCTCGGCCTGGACCCGCGCCGGACGATGCGGCTGGTCGTGCTGCCGCAGGCGGTGCGGCGGGTGCTGCCCGCCCTGCTCAACGACTTCGTGTCGCTCCAGAAGGACTGCGGCCTGATCTCCGTGCTGGGCGCGGTGGACGCGGTGCGGGCCGCGCAGATCGAGCAGGCGAAGTCGTTCAACTTCACCCCGTACGTGGTGGCGGGGCTGCTGTTCGTGCTGCTCGCGGTGCCGTCGGCGCGGTTCGCCGACGCCGCGGCCAGGCGCGCCGAGCGCAGGCAGGGCGCCCGGTGA
- a CDS encoding amino acid ABC transporter ATP-binding protein — protein sequence MTAPVLRVRGLVKRYGGNTVLAGVDLDVREHEVVALIGSSGSGKSTLLRCVNLLEELDDGQVLLDGEDVSDPRVDADVARRGMGIVFQSFNLFPHMNVLDNITLAPRVVHGVPRAEAERRAVELLDRVGLADRADSYPDRLSGGQQQRVAIARALAYSPRLLLLDEITSALDPELVGEVLSLVRELADAGRTILMATHEMGFARQVADRVCFLDGGRLIESGPPDRVFGAPEHERTRQFLRRIVEAGRL from the coding sequence GTGACCGCGCCGGTGCTGCGCGTGCGCGGCCTGGTCAAGCGGTACGGCGGCAACACCGTGCTGGCCGGGGTCGACCTCGACGTGCGCGAGCACGAGGTGGTGGCGCTGATCGGCTCGTCGGGCTCGGGCAAGTCGACCCTGCTGCGCTGCGTGAACCTGCTGGAGGAGCTGGACGACGGGCAGGTCCTGCTGGACGGCGAGGACGTGTCCGACCCGCGCGTGGACGCCGACGTGGCGCGCCGCGGCATGGGCATCGTCTTCCAGTCGTTCAACCTGTTCCCGCACATGAACGTGCTGGACAACATCACCCTCGCGCCGCGCGTGGTGCACGGCGTCCCGCGCGCCGAGGCCGAGCGGCGGGCGGTGGAGCTGCTGGACCGCGTCGGGTTGGCCGACCGCGCCGACAGCTACCCGGACCGCCTGTCCGGCGGCCAGCAGCAGCGGGTGGCGATCGCGCGGGCCCTCGCGTACTCGCCGCGGCTGCTGCTGCTGGACGAGATCACCAGCGCGCTGGACCCGGAGCTGGTCGGCGAGGTGCTGTCGCTGGTGCGGGAGCTGGCCGACGCCGGGCGCACCATCCTGATGGCCACCCACGAGATGGGGTTCGCCCGCCAGGTGGCCGACCGGGTGTGCTTCCTGGACGGGGGTCGCCTGATCGAGTCGGGACCACCCGATCGGGTGTTCGGCGCGCCGGAGCACGAGCGGACCAGGCAGTTCCTGCGGCGGATCGTCGAGGCGGGCCGCCTCTGA
- the purB gene encoding adenylosuccinate lyase codes for MTSKPRIANVLAGRYASTELATLWSAEHKIVLERQLWLAVLRAQSELGVAVPAGAVDDYERVVDRVDLASIAERERVTRHDVKARIEEFNALAGHEHVHKGMTSRDLTENVEQLQVLRSLEHVRGKVAAVLARLARLAAEHTDLVMAGRSHNVAAQATTLGKRFASAADEVLVAFRRLDELVARYPLRGIKGPVGTAQDMLDLLGGDHAKLAELERSVAGHLGFEQVLTSVGQVYPRSLDFDVLSCLVQVAAGPSSLAKTIRLMAGHELVTEGFQPGQVGSSAMPHKMNTRSCERVNGFAVILRGYLSMVGELAGDQWNEGDVSCSVVRRVALPDAFFALDGLLETFLTVLDEFGAYPAVVARELDRYLPFLATTKVLMAAVRQGVGREAAHEAIKENAVAVALAMRERGADNDLLDRLAADERIPLNRAGLTALLDDRLSFTGVAGEQVAAVVARVEDVLAKYPAAAGYAPEPIL; via the coding sequence GTGACGAGCAAGCCGCGCATCGCCAACGTCCTCGCAGGTCGCTACGCCTCCACCGAGCTGGCCACGCTGTGGTCCGCCGAGCACAAGATCGTGCTGGAGCGGCAGCTGTGGCTCGCGGTCCTGCGGGCCCAGTCGGAGCTGGGCGTCGCCGTGCCGGCCGGGGCCGTCGACGACTACGAGCGGGTGGTGGACCGGGTCGACCTGGCCTCCATCGCCGAGCGGGAACGCGTCACCCGGCACGACGTGAAGGCGCGGATCGAGGAGTTCAACGCGCTCGCCGGCCACGAGCACGTCCACAAGGGCATGACGTCGCGCGACCTGACCGAGAACGTCGAGCAGCTCCAGGTGCTGCGGTCGCTGGAGCACGTGCGGGGCAAGGTGGCGGCGGTGCTGGCCCGGCTGGCCCGGCTCGCCGCCGAGCACACCGACCTGGTGATGGCCGGGCGCTCGCACAACGTCGCCGCGCAGGCGACCACGCTGGGCAAGCGGTTCGCGTCGGCGGCCGACGAGGTGCTGGTCGCGTTCCGGCGGCTGGACGAGCTGGTCGCCCGGTACCCGCTGCGCGGGATCAAGGGCCCGGTCGGCACGGCCCAGGACATGCTGGACCTGCTCGGCGGCGACCACGCGAAGCTGGCCGAGCTGGAGCGCTCCGTCGCCGGCCACCTCGGGTTCGAGCAGGTGCTGACCAGCGTCGGGCAGGTGTACCCGCGCTCGCTGGACTTCGACGTGCTGTCGTGCCTGGTGCAGGTCGCCGCCGGGCCGTCGAGCCTGGCCAAGACGATCCGGCTGATGGCGGGCCACGAGCTGGTGACCGAGGGCTTCCAGCCCGGCCAGGTCGGGTCCAGCGCCATGCCGCACAAGATGAACACCCGGTCGTGCGAGCGGGTGAACGGGTTCGCCGTCATCCTGCGCGGCTACCTGTCGATGGTCGGCGAGCTGGCGGGCGACCAGTGGAACGAGGGCGACGTCTCCTGCTCGGTGGTGCGGCGGGTGGCGCTGCCGGACGCGTTCTTCGCGCTCGACGGGCTGCTGGAGACGTTCCTGACCGTGCTGGACGAGTTCGGCGCGTACCCGGCGGTCGTCGCGCGCGAGCTGGACCGCTACCTGCCGTTCCTGGCCACGACGAAGGTGCTGATGGCGGCGGTGCGCCAGGGCGTCGGCCGGGAGGCGGCGCACGAGGCGATCAAGGAGAACGCGGTCGCCGTCGCGCTGGCCATGCGGGAGCGGGGCGCGGACAACGACCTGCTGGACCGCCTGGCCGCCGACGAGCGGATCCCGCTCAACCGGGCCGGGTTGACCGCGTTGCTGGACGACCGGCTGTCGTTCACCGGCGTGGCCGGCGAGCAGGTCGCCGCGGTCGTCGCGCGGGTCGAGGACGTGCTGGCGAAGTACCCGGCCGCGGCGGGGTACGCGCCGGAGCCGATCCTCTAA
- a CDS encoding RNA polymerase sigma factor, whose translation MRGADEQAFRDFAVGHAATLRRTAYLFCGDWHTAEDLMQASLLKLYQAWHRVEWREHPSAYARKVLLRTWLDEKRRPWRRVEQRDGEVPDVADSSADPASAGDRLWARDLVQAALLRVPPRQRAVLVLRYFEDLPVSEVAVAMGCTEGTVKSQTARGLVALRAAVEELDKGAVVAS comes from the coding sequence ATGCGCGGGGCCGACGAGCAGGCGTTCCGCGACTTCGCGGTGGGTCACGCCGCGACGTTGCGGCGCACGGCCTATCTGTTCTGCGGCGACTGGCACACCGCCGAGGACCTGATGCAGGCCAGCCTGCTCAAGCTCTACCAGGCGTGGCACCGGGTGGAGTGGCGCGAGCACCCCTCGGCGTACGCGCGCAAGGTGCTGTTGCGGACGTGGCTGGACGAGAAGCGCCGGCCGTGGCGGCGGGTGGAGCAGCGCGACGGCGAGGTGCCCGACGTGGCGGACTCGTCGGCCGACCCCGCGTCGGCGGGCGACCGGCTGTGGGCCCGCGACCTGGTGCAGGCGGCGCTGCTGCGGGTGCCGCCCCGCCAGCGCGCGGTGCTCGTGCTGCGCTACTTCGAGGACCTGCCGGTCAGCGAGGTCGCCGTGGCGATGGGGTGCACCGAGGGGACGGTCAAGAGCCAGACCGCGCGTGGCCTGGTGGCGCTGCGGGCGGCGGTGGAGGAGTTGGACAAGGGGGCGGTGGTGGCGTCATGA
- a CDS encoding TetR/AcrR family transcriptional regulator: MTAATPKGERRRQALVEAAAGLLVDGGFDAVRHRAVAERAGLPLASTTYYFDSLDELITAALEFHGDTELAYGKARLAELDPGECGGDAFIDLVLDLLLGPPAGDRDAEAVLLRYERLVATGRRPYLRPVMRRLSGQLHGLLVDIFGRAGRPVDRERVQELIALVDGSVVNALLEISPDPRAAARRMLAKAMQPR; encoded by the coding sequence ATGACAGCCGCAACGCCGAAGGGCGAGCGCCGCAGGCAGGCGCTCGTCGAAGCCGCCGCGGGCCTGCTGGTCGACGGCGGTTTCGACGCGGTGCGGCACCGCGCGGTCGCCGAGCGCGCGGGGCTGCCGCTGGCCTCCACCACCTACTACTTCGACTCGCTCGACGAGCTGATCACCGCCGCGCTGGAGTTCCACGGGGACACCGAGCTGGCGTACGGCAAGGCCCGCCTGGCCGAGCTGGACCCCGGCGAGTGCGGCGGCGACGCGTTCATCGACCTCGTCCTGGACCTCCTGCTCGGTCCGCCCGCGGGCGACCGCGACGCGGAGGCCGTGCTGCTGCGCTACGAACGGCTCGTCGCGACCGGCCGGCGGCCCTACCTGCGGCCGGTGATGCGCCGGCTCAGCGGCCAGCTGCACGGCCTGCTGGTCGACATCTTCGGGCGCGCCGGCCGGCCGGTCGACCGGGAGCGGGTGCAGGAGCTGATCGCCCTCGTCGACGGCTCCGTGGTCAACGCCCTCCTGGAGATCAGCCCCGACCCCCGCGCGGCGGCCCGCCGGATGCTCGCCAAGGCGATGCAACCCCGCTGA
- a CDS encoding DMT family transporter — MAWAVLIVSGFFEAGWAVALKLSDGFSRLWWTVAFAVFALISFAGLAWAMKQLPAGPAYAVWTGIGAALTAVIGMVWLGDGVSTLKLVSLGLIVSGVIGLNLAGGGH, encoded by the coding sequence GTGGCGTGGGCCGTGCTCATCGTGTCCGGCTTCTTCGAGGCCGGTTGGGCGGTCGCGCTGAAGCTGTCCGACGGCTTCAGCAGGTTGTGGTGGACGGTCGCGTTCGCCGTGTTCGCGCTGATCAGCTTCGCGGGTCTGGCCTGGGCGATGAAGCAGTTGCCCGCCGGTCCGGCGTACGCCGTGTGGACCGGCATCGGGGCGGCGCTCACCGCCGTGATCGGCATGGTGTGGCTCGGCGACGGCGTGTCGACGCTGAAGCTCGTGTCACTCGGGCTGATCGTCAGCGGCGTGATCGGCCTCAACCTGGCCGGTGGCGGCCACTAG
- a CDS encoding SigE family RNA polymerase sigma factor, giving the protein MDQRDEQEFAEYFAARREAVRRTAFLLCGDWHRADDLAQTAFVALHRRWRKVRDKQALDAYVRRTLVRAVIDESRRPWRRERFVDEVPETPAHDGEVADSVATREALVAGLKRVPPRQRAVLVLRFLEGLDVSAAAEALGCSEGTVKSQTSRGLEALREALGDALDDLRPAS; this is encoded by the coding sequence GTGGATCAGCGCGACGAGCAGGAGTTCGCGGAGTACTTCGCAGCTCGCCGGGAGGCCGTGCGCCGAACGGCGTTCCTGCTCTGTGGCGACTGGCACCGGGCGGACGACCTCGCGCAGACCGCGTTCGTCGCGTTGCACCGCCGGTGGCGGAAGGTCCGGGACAAGCAGGCCCTGGACGCCTACGTCCGCCGGACCCTGGTGCGCGCGGTGATCGACGAGTCGCGGCGGCCCTGGCGGCGGGAGCGCTTCGTGGACGAGGTCCCGGAGACGCCGGCGCACGACGGGGAGGTCGCCGACTCGGTGGCGACGCGCGAGGCCCTGGTCGCGGGTTTGAAGCGGGTGCCGCCCCGGCAGCGGGCGGTGCTCGTGCTGCGGTTCCTGGAGGGCTTGGACGTGTCGGCCGCGGCCGAGGCGCTCGGGTGTTCCGAGGGCACGGTGAAGAGCCAGACGTCGCGCGGGCTGGAGGCGCTGCGCGAGGCGTTGGGCGACGCGCTGGACGACCTGCGGCCCGCGTCGTGA
- a CDS encoding threonine aldolase family protein — MTLHAPLDFRSDTVTRPDQDMRLAMSGAEVADDVLEHDPTMRALEERVADLLGVEAALWVPSGSMGNLIALTVHLRPGDRFLAARGAHVLDNELGTAAWIAGGMPHALEWDAPGRFSAEAVRAEAGADGPYYTLRTTLLCLENTHNSAGGTVTPPDEHALLVSAARETGLRVHLDGARLWNAAVALGLPPAALTVGVDTVQVCLSKGLGAPVGSVVAGSAAFVAEARRVRKMLGGGVRQGGVLAAAGLVGLDRIDDLAADHANAKALAKGLGELGWQVTEPETNIVLAGVPDLEVTLTGLRHLGVYAGPMGGRVRFVLHRDVNAADVAEALRRIQSVSS, encoded by the coding sequence GTGACCCTGCACGCGCCCCTGGACTTCCGATCCGACACCGTCACGCGCCCGGACCAGGACATGCGCCTGGCCATGTCGGGCGCCGAAGTGGCCGATGACGTGCTCGAACACGACCCGACGATGCGCGCGCTGGAGGAGCGCGTCGCCGACCTGCTCGGCGTGGAGGCCGCGCTGTGGGTGCCGTCCGGCTCGATGGGCAACCTCATCGCGCTCACCGTGCACCTGCGCCCCGGCGACCGGTTCCTGGCCGCGCGCGGCGCGCACGTCCTGGACAACGAACTCGGCACGGCCGCGTGGATCGCGGGCGGGATGCCGCACGCCCTGGAGTGGGACGCGCCCGGCCGGTTCTCCGCGGAGGCCGTGCGCGCGGAGGCAGGCGCGGACGGGCCCTACTACACGCTGCGCACGACGCTGTTGTGCCTGGAGAACACCCACAACTCCGCCGGCGGGACCGTGACGCCGCCCGACGAGCACGCGCTGCTGGTGTCCGCCGCCAGGGAGACCGGCCTGCGCGTCCACCTCGACGGCGCGCGGCTGTGGAACGCGGCCGTGGCGCTGGGCCTGCCGCCCGCGGCGCTCACCGTCGGCGTCGACACCGTGCAGGTGTGCCTGAGCAAGGGCCTGGGCGCGCCCGTCGGGTCCGTCGTGGCCGGTTCGGCGGCGTTCGTGGCCGAGGCGCGGCGGGTGCGGAAGATGCTCGGCGGCGGCGTGCGGCAGGGCGGGGTGCTGGCGGCGGCCGGGCTGGTCGGCCTGGACCGGATCGACGACCTCGCCGCCGACCACGCGAACGCGAAGGCGCTGGCCAAGGGCCTCGGCGAGCTGGGCTGGCAGGTGACCGAGCCGGAGACGAACATCGTGCTGGCGGGCGTGCCCGACCTGGAGGTCACGCTCACCGGCCTGCGGCACCTCGGCGTCTACGCCGGGCCGATGGGCGGTCGGGTGCGGTTCGTGCTGCACCGGGACGTGAACGCGGCGGACGTGGCCGAGGCGCTGCGGCGCATCCAGTCGGTCAGCTCGTGA
- a CDS encoding pyridoxal phosphate-dependent aminotransferase → MPGVAARADVPPFHVMEIVSAAARRQRTHGDVVSLAAGQPAGPAPEPVLRAAERALREQPLGYTEQLGTAELRAALAGHYERQYGLAVTPDDVVVTTGSSGAFLLAFLAAFDAGDRVALARPGYPAYRNILRALGCEVVELPCGPDTRFQPTVDMLDEAGPLAGLVVASPANPTGTVLRPHELAGLAEWCAERGARLVSDEIYHGTGYGTPLAGAWETSRDAVVVNSFSKAFAMTGWRLGWMLLPPALRRAVDRLTGNFTLCPPALAQHAAVAAFEPASYAHAARLVDGYRRNRDLLLAGLRDLGVDRVAPAEGAFYAYADVSHLTGDSMAFCRRLLDETGVAIVPGVDFDPVRGHEFVRLSFAGSADDLGEALRRLKAWL, encoded by the coding sequence ATGCCGGGTGTCGCCGCGCGGGCCGACGTGCCGCCGTTCCACGTCATGGAGATCGTGTCCGCCGCCGCGCGCCGGCAGCGGACGCACGGCGACGTGGTGTCGCTCGCCGCCGGCCAGCCGGCCGGTCCGGCGCCGGAGCCGGTGCTGCGCGCCGCCGAGCGGGCGCTGCGGGAGCAGCCGCTGGGCTACACCGAGCAGCTGGGCACCGCGGAGCTGCGCGCGGCGCTGGCCGGCCACTACGAGCGGCAGTACGGGTTGGCCGTCACGCCGGACGACGTGGTGGTCACGACCGGCTCGTCCGGCGCGTTCCTGTTGGCGTTCCTGGCGGCCTTCGACGCGGGCGACCGGGTGGCCCTCGCGCGGCCCGGCTACCCCGCCTACCGGAACATCCTGCGCGCCCTGGGCTGCGAGGTGGTCGAGCTGCCGTGCGGCCCGGACACCCGGTTCCAGCCCACCGTCGACATGCTGGACGAGGCGGGCCCGCTCGCCGGCCTGGTGGTGGCCAGCCCGGCGAACCCGACCGGCACGGTGCTCCGCCCGCACGAGCTGGCCGGCCTCGCCGAGTGGTGCGCCGAGCGCGGCGCACGCCTGGTCAGCGACGAGATCTACCACGGCACCGGCTACGGCACGCCGCTCGCCGGCGCCTGGGAGACCTCGCGGGACGCCGTCGTGGTCAACTCGTTCTCCAAGGCGTTCGCGATGACCGGTTGGCGGCTCGGCTGGATGCTCCTGCCGCCCGCGCTCCGCCGCGCGGTCGACCGCCTGACCGGCAACTTCACGCTCTGCCCGCCCGCGCTCGCGCAGCACGCGGCGGTCGCGGCGTTCGAGCCGGCTTCGTACGCCCACGCGGCGCGGCTCGTCGACGGCTACCGCCGCAACCGGGACCTCCTGCTGGCCGGCCTCCGGGACCTCGGCGTCGACCGGGTGGCGCCGGCCGAGGGCGCGTTCTACGCCTACGCCGACGTGTCGCACCTCACCGGCGACTCGATGGCGTTCTGCCGCCGGCTCCTCGACGAGACGGGCGTGGCGATCGTGCCGGGCGTCGACTTCGACCCCGTGCGGGGGCACGAGTTCGTCCGCCTGTCCTTCGCCGGGTCGGCGGACGACCTGGGCGAGGCGCTGCGCCGGCTGAAGGCGTGGCTCTGA
- a CDS encoding transglycosylase SLT domain-containing protein: MSAVDEVAGLPGGQALAELAGKVEKARPEAVREIANRWRQAAAKCAESGNAVQQSVGRLDGAWEGGSADGFVAYMAEFTKGGNALHDALDGAAGDLDSAAAALESAKSSVTRICETLLSRVRRLREQSQGTSQADVDNGIRLLCGEAAGDAQPVIEQADQALGTALGALKGRAGSITPAFSTMPDPGTQAFVPAPGRPISWNPTPEPETKPSSAEPQPTQPPAAGGSQGGGPGGGSGGSGGSGGGSGGGGVGGGGGGGMGGLGPSGGPPSSGPPPGNVEQWIREAIRILQANGIPVTEENIDEIWTIIEKESGGNPHALNDWDSNAAKGTPSKGLMQCIDPTFQAHKLPGHDDIWNPVDNIIAGVRYTFSRYGGFEGHPGLKSMAGGGGYQGY, translated from the coding sequence ATGAGCGCGGTGGACGAGGTCGCGGGCCTGCCCGGCGGGCAGGCGTTGGCGGAGCTCGCGGGCAAGGTGGAGAAGGCCCGGCCGGAGGCGGTGCGGGAGATCGCGAACCGGTGGCGGCAGGCCGCCGCCAAGTGCGCCGAGTCGGGCAACGCGGTCCAGCAGTCCGTGGGGCGGTTGGACGGCGCGTGGGAGGGCGGGTCCGCCGACGGGTTCGTCGCCTACATGGCCGAGTTCACCAAGGGCGGCAACGCCCTCCACGACGCGCTGGACGGGGCGGCGGGCGACCTCGACTCGGCGGCGGCGGCGCTGGAATCGGCGAAGTCCTCGGTGACGCGCATCTGCGAGACGCTGCTCTCCCGCGTGCGCCGGCTGCGCGAGCAGAGCCAGGGCACGTCGCAGGCGGACGTGGACAACGGGATCCGCCTCCTGTGCGGGGAGGCCGCGGGTGACGCCCAGCCGGTGATCGAGCAGGCCGACCAGGCGCTGGGCACGGCGCTGGGCGCGCTGAAGGGCCGCGCGGGCTCGATCACGCCCGCGTTCTCGACCATGCCCGACCCCGGCACGCAGGCGTTCGTGCCCGCGCCCGGCCGGCCGATCAGCTGGAACCCGACGCCCGAGCCGGAGACCAAGCCGTCGTCGGCGGAGCCGCAGCCGACGCAGCCGCCCGCCGCGGGCGGCTCCCAGGGCGGTGGTCCCGGCGGCGGCTCAGGAGGCTCAGGCGGCTCCGGTGGCGGCTCGGGTGGCGGTGGCGTCGGCGGGGGCGGTGGTGGCGGCATGGGCGGCCTCGGGCCCAGCGGCGGCCCGCCGAGCAGCGGCCCGCCGCCCGGCAACGTCGAGCAGTGGATCCGCGAGGCGATCAGGATCCTCCAGGCCAACGGCATCCCGGTGACCGAGGAGAACATCGACGAGATCTGGACGATCATCGAGAAGGAGTCCGGCGGCAACCCGCACGCGCTCAACGACTGGGACTCCAACGCCGCCAAGGGCACCCCGTCCAAGGGCCTGATGCAGTGCATCGACCCCACGTTCCAGGCGCACAAGCTGCCCGGCCACGACGACATCTGGAACCCGGTCGACAACATCATCGCGGGCGTCCGCTACACGTTCTCCCGGTACGGCGGGTTCGAGGGGCACCCCGGCCTGAAGTCGATGGCGGGCGGTGGCGGCTACCAGGGCTACTAG